One genomic region from Clostridium saccharobutylicum DSM 13864 encodes:
- a CDS encoding ABC transporter substrate-binding protein, with protein sequence MKKKLSLLLIMLFAILTFAGCGNNTAQNETSNKESTETKEVSVVIPDGLPAISIAKLIKEKPEIKKGYSVNYTIEQNSDSLSTSVMKGEPDIAIVPSNLAATAYNKNKQYKIAGTVGWGSFYIGTTKENQNIEDLKGKEIYNIGKGLTPDIIAKTILKDKGINVDKDVTFSYVEGVNELAPIILSGKTDYAVIPEPALSTVQAKNSNFKTMLDLNEEWKKINNSEYGYPQSTIIVKSDLYDKDKDFVDQVLNQIKISTEWAYNNKETLGDYCEEIGVSAKKPVIMKSIDKSNIKYVPIKESYKEYKTYFEKLNSFDPKTIGGSLPDDEIFMEK encoded by the coding sequence ATGAAAAAGAAATTGTCATTGCTTTTAATTATGTTATTTGCAATTTTAACTTTTGCAGGTTGTGGAAACAATACTGCACAGAATGAAACTTCTAATAAAGAAAGTACAGAAACTAAGGAAGTCAGCGTTGTAATCCCAGATGGACTTCCAGCTATATCAATAGCTAAACTTATAAAGGAAAAGCCAGAGATTAAAAAAGGATATAGTGTTAATTATACTATAGAACAAAATTCAGATAGTTTATCTACAAGTGTAATGAAGGGTGAGCCAGATATAGCAATTGTTCCTTCTAATTTAGCGGCTACTGCGTATAATAAGAATAAGCAATATAAAATAGCGGGAACTGTTGGATGGGGATCTTTTTATATTGGAACAACTAAAGAAAATCAAAATATTGAAGATTTAAAAGGAAAAGAGATTTATAACATAGGTAAGGGATTAACTCCAGATATAATTGCTAAAACTATACTTAAGGATAAAGGAATTAATGTTGATAAGGATGTTACTTTTAGTTACGTAGAAGGAGTAAATGAATTAGCACCAATTATTTTATCTGGAAAAACAGATTATGCAGTTATACCAGAACCAGCATTATCTACAGTTCAAGCAAAAAATTCAAATTTCAAAACAATGTTAGATTTAAATGAGGAATGGAAAAAAATAAATAATTCAGAATATGGATATCCACAATCAACAATAATTGTGAAGAGTGATTTGTATGATAAGGATAAGGATTTTGTTGACCAGGTTTTAAATCAAATTAAAATAAGTACAGAGTGGGCATATAATAATAAAGAAACTTTAGGAGATTACTGTGAAGAAATAGGAGTTTCAGCTAAAAAGCCTGTAATAATGAAATCTATAGATAAATCAAATATAAAATATGTTCCAATTAAAGAATCATATAAGGAATATAAAACGTATTTTGAAAAGCTAAATTCATTTGATCCTAAAACAATAGGAGGAAGTTTACCTGATGATGAAATATTCATGGAAAAGTAG
- a CDS encoding ABC transporter permease → MMKYSWKSRVYILISCLFFIALWQVSAIIIDNDIYIPRIQQVIKSIVEIVNEPDFFKIVLSSFYRTAISYILALGCSMILGVLSVVYPFFKYLLSPLNSFVKTIPTMVLVVLALVWFTKDSAPFVVGFAITFPILYEGVRNSIMQIDKKLIDMTEIYEVELIDKIKKIYFPVMKFYFMSIFVSTFSLTFKVVIAGEIHGQPKFGIGTHIQLEKVNFNVSGIFAWIIIIMFISLIFELINRFLQKKIYRWNK, encoded by the coding sequence ATGATGAAATATTCATGGAAAAGTAGAGTATATATCTTAATATCATGCTTATTTTTTATAGCATTATGGCAAGTAAGTGCAATAATAATTGATAATGATATATACATTCCAAGAATACAACAGGTAATTAAATCTATTGTAGAGATTGTTAATGAACCAGATTTCTTTAAAATAGTATTAAGTAGTTTTTATAGAACTGCTATTAGCTATATTTTAGCTTTAGGATGTTCTATGATTTTAGGGGTACTCTCAGTAGTGTATCCCTTTTTTAAGTATTTATTAAGCCCTTTAAATTCTTTTGTTAAAACAATACCAACGATGGTACTTGTTGTTTTAGCTTTGGTTTGGTTTACTAAAGATAGTGCACCATTTGTAGTTGGGTTTGCTATTACGTTTCCTATTCTTTATGAAGGTGTAAGAAATAGCATTATGCAAATTGATAAAAAATTAATAGATATGACCGAAATTTATGAAGTTGAATTAATAGATAAAATAAAAAAAATATATTTTCCGGTTATGAAATTTTATTTTATGAGTATTTTTGTATCGACATTTTCTTTGACATTTAAGGTGGTAATTGCTGGAGAAATACATGGTCAACCTAAATTTGGGATAGGAACTCATATACAATTAGAAAAGGTTAATTTTAATGTATCTGGGATTTTTGCATGGATTATAATTATTATGTTTATATCATTAATATTTGAGTTGATAAATAGGTTTTTACAAAAAAAGATATATAGGTGGAATAAATGA
- a CDS encoding ABC transporter ATP-binding protein, whose protein sequence is MKIDINNLNKSYGNENIFRNFNLEFNDEKVNCIVGQSGCGKSTLLNIIAGLEEIDAGDISGYLKRDISYIFQEDRLIEWLTVKENLELTLKKYFDKNLLEKEIEKILSLVGINNIKNKYPNALSGGMRQRVNIARAFGKPSKIILMDEPFKSLDYKLKYTIIDEFKTILERKKRMVILVTHDVDEAIYFQGNVIIFGSKPVEIRGVFNKELYKHKDEILKLI, encoded by the coding sequence ATGAAAATAGATATTAACAATTTAAATAAATCTTATGGAAATGAAAACATTTTTAGAAACTTTAATTTAGAATTTAATGATGAAAAGGTAAATTGTATAGTTGGGCAATCTGGATGTGGTAAGAGTACACTTTTGAATATTATAGCAGGATTGGAAGAAATAGATGCTGGCGATATAAGTGGATATTTGAAAAGAGATATAAGTTATATATTTCAAGAGGACAGATTGATAGAATGGCTGACTGTTAAGGAAAATTTAGAACTTACATTAAAAAAGTATTTTGATAAAAATTTATTAGAAAAAGAAATAGAAAAAATATTAAGCTTAGTAGGTATAAACAATATTAAAAATAAATATCCAAATGCATTAAGTGGTGGAATGAGGCAAAGAGTTAATATAGCACGAGCTTTTGGAAAACCTTCTAAAATAATTTTAATGGATGAACCATTTAAATCTTTAGACTATAAGTTGAAGTATACAATAATAGATGAATTTAAGACTATATTAGAGAGAAAAAAAAGAATGGTCATTTTAGTAACGCACGATGTAGATGAAGCTATATATTTCCAGGGAAATGTTATAATATTTGGTAGTAAACCCGTAGAAATCAGAGGAGTATTTAATAAAGAATTATATAAACATAAAGATGAAATTTTAAAATTAATATAA
- the trxA gene encoding thioredoxin: MITNINDENFQKEVLEEEKLVLVDFSAWWCGPCKMVAPILERISNENCNIKITTIDVDRSPVASIRYQVQSIPAIKFFKNGEVVDEIIGFAPRKQIEEVINKNLYN; this comes from the coding sequence ATGATTACAAATATAAATGATGAAAATTTTCAAAAGGAAGTTTTAGAAGAAGAAAAATTAGTTTTAGTAGATTTTTCGGCATGGTGGTGTGGTCCTTGTAAAATGGTAGCACCTATACTAGAGAGAATATCAAATGAAAATTGTAATATAAAGATTACTACTATTGATGTTGATAGAAGTCCAGTTGCTTCAATAAGATATCAAGTACAAAGCATTCCTGCAATTAAGTTTTTTAAAAATGGAGAAGTTGTAGATGAAATAATAGGATTTGCACCAAGAAAACAAATTGAAGAAGTTATAAATAAAAATTTATATAATTAA
- a CDS encoding branched-chain amino acid aminotransferase, producing the protein MGKKTDIDWSKLGFDYIKTDFRYISVWKDGKWDEGKLTEDNMLHISEASTVLHYGQSSFEGLKAYRTKEGKVQLFRPDRNAARMNDSCDKLLMPHVPEEKFIDAIMQVVKANIDYVPPYGTGATLYIRPIIMGVGHNIGVKPAPEYIFTVFCMPVGPYFSGGLKPCKFIVQDEYDRAAPHGTGKQKVGGNYAASLQAHAKAAKDGYADCIYLDPATHTKIDEVGAANFIGITKNNEFVTPKSSSILPSITKYSLLYIAEHYLKMPVYEREVFVDNLDEFKEAGACGTAAVITPIGAIDYEGKRHVFHSETEVGPTIKKLYDILYGIQLGDVEAPEGWIYEVK; encoded by the coding sequence ATGGGGAAAAAAACAGATATAGACTGGAGTAAATTAGGATTTGATTATATCAAAACAGATTTTCGTTATATTTCAGTTTGGAAAGATGGAAAATGGGATGAAGGAAAACTTACTGAAGACAATATGCTTCATATAAGCGAGGCTTCTACCGTCCTTCATTATGGTCAAAGTTCTTTTGAAGGTTTAAAAGCTTATAGAACAAAAGAAGGAAAAGTACAATTATTCAGACCAGATAGAAATGCAGCTCGTATGAATGATAGCTGTGACAAACTTCTTATGCCACATGTACCTGAAGAAAAATTTATCGATGCTATTATGCAAGTTGTAAAAGCTAATATAGACTATGTTCCACCTTATGGTACTGGTGCTACTTTATATATTAGACCTATCATTATGGGTGTTGGACATAATATAGGAGTTAAACCTGCACCTGAATATATATTTACAGTATTTTGTATGCCAGTTGGACCTTATTTCTCTGGTGGTTTAAAACCTTGTAAGTTTATTGTTCAAGATGAATATGATAGAGCTGCACCTCACGGAACTGGTAAACAAAAAGTTGGAGGTAACTATGCTGCATCATTACAAGCTCACGCAAAAGCTGCTAAAGATGGATATGCAGATTGTATTTATTTAGATCCTGCAACTCATACAAAAATTGATGAAGTTGGAGCAGCAAACTTTATTGGAATAACTAAGAATAATGAATTTGTTACACCAAAATCATCTTCAATTTTACCAAGTATAACTAAATATTCTTTACTTTATATTGCTGAACATTACTTAAAGATGCCAGTATATGAAAGAGAGGTCTTTGTTGATAATTTAGATGAATTCAAAGAAGCAGGTGCTTGTGGTACTGCTGCTGTAATAACACCAATCGGTGCCATTGATTATGAAGGTAAAAGACATGTATTCCATAGTGAAACTGAAGTAGGTCCTACTATAAAAAAATTATATGATATTCTTTACGGAATTCAACTTGGTGATGTAGAAGCTCCAGAAGGTTGGATTTATGAAGTAAAATAA
- a CDS encoding NAD(+) synthase: MDFIKVAAACPKTRVSDVDYNVDNIIKCINDAKNKGSKFIVFPELCVTSYTCGDLFLQEYLLNKSLYGIKEILSASKDDDMLIAIGAPLISNSVLYNCAFLLFKGSILGIVPKSYIPNYSEFYEKRWFTEGISIENDIIDLPYQKNIPFGTNLIFSSNVANFGVEICEDLWVAIPPSSYLSLMGAHIIGNLSASNELVSKMDYRKNLIANQSARTMCSYIYASAGVHESTTDVLFSGHLLISENGSLLKENKRFQRDNEVIYSEVDVFKLKSERMKNLSFRDSSKMIHKKPHLIEFEFSNTSLKSFDRFIDRHPFVPSIEKEREMRCKEIFNIQASSLAKRLEHTKSQKAVIGISGGLDSTLALLVIVKTFELLNLDKKNIVTITMPGFGTTDRTYNNALDLCRELGTDLREINIVKASLQHFEDIGHDKEIHDVTYENVQARERTQILMDIANKERGLLIGTGDLSELALGWCTYNGDHMSMYSVNPSIPKTLVRYLVKYVAQNESNEIVSHTLMDILDTPVSPELLPKDKNGEITQKTEDIVGPYELHDFFLYHFIKHGSTKERIFFLAKTAFKNDYSEEEIKKWLDKFMYRFFTQQFKRSALPDGPKVGSISLSPRGDWRMPSDAVPWN; this comes from the coding sequence ATGGACTTTATTAAAGTAGCGGCTGCCTGTCCCAAAACTAGGGTTAGTGATGTTGATTATAATGTTGACAATATAATTAAATGTATAAATGATGCAAAAAATAAAGGAAGTAAATTTATAGTTTTTCCAGAACTATGCGTTACATCTTATACTTGTGGTGATTTGTTTTTACAAGAATATCTATTAAACAAATCATTATATGGAATCAAGGAAATATTATCTGCCAGTAAAGATGATGATATGCTAATTGCAATCGGTGCTCCACTTATTTCAAATAGCGTTTTATATAATTGTGCTTTTCTTTTATTCAAAGGATCTATTTTAGGAATAGTCCCAAAATCTTATATTCCTAACTATAGCGAATTTTATGAAAAAAGATGGTTTACTGAAGGAATCTCTATAGAAAATGATATAATTGATTTACCTTATCAAAAAAACATTCCATTTGGTACAAATTTAATTTTCTCTTCTAATGTAGCTAATTTTGGAGTTGAAATCTGTGAAGACTTATGGGTAGCAATCCCACCAAGCTCTTACCTTTCTCTTATGGGTGCTCATATAATTGGTAACTTATCAGCCTCTAACGAATTAGTAAGTAAGATGGATTATAGAAAAAACCTTATCGCAAATCAAAGTGCTCGAACTATGTGCAGTTATATTTATGCTTCTGCTGGAGTTCATGAATCTACAACTGACGTTTTATTTAGCGGACATCTATTAATAAGTGAAAATGGTTCTTTATTAAAAGAAAATAAAAGATTTCAAAGAGATAATGAAGTCATTTATTCTGAAGTCGATGTATTTAAATTAAAATCTGAGAGAATGAAAAATCTTAGCTTTAGAGATTCTTCTAAAATGATACATAAAAAACCACATTTAATCGAATTTGAGTTTAGTAATACTTCATTAAAAAGTTTTGATAGATTTATCGATAGACATCCATTTGTTCCTAGCATTGAAAAAGAAAGAGAAATGCGTTGTAAAGAAATTTTCAATATACAAGCTTCAAGCTTAGCCAAAAGGCTAGAACATACAAAATCCCAAAAAGCGGTGATTGGAATTTCAGGTGGATTAGATTCTACTTTAGCTCTTCTTGTAATTGTTAAAACTTTTGAGCTTCTGAATTTAGATAAAAAGAACATCGTAACTATAACTATGCCTGGATTTGGTACTACTGATAGGACTTATAATAATGCTCTAGATTTATGCAGAGAACTCGGAACTGATCTTAGAGAAATAAATATTGTCAAAGCATCTCTTCAACATTTTGAAGATATAGGTCATGATAAGGAAATACATGATGTTACCTACGAAAATGTTCAAGCTAGAGAAAGAACTCAAATTTTAATGGACATTGCAAATAAAGAAAGAGGCCTTTTAATTGGTACTGGTGATTTATCAGAACTTGCACTTGGTTGGTGTACTTATAATGGAGACCATATGTCAATGTATTCTGTAAATCCTTCAATTCCAAAAACACTAGTTAGATATTTGGTTAAATACGTGGCTCAAAATGAATCTAATGAAATTGTTAGCCATACTCTTATGGATATATTAGATACACCTGTTAGCCCTGAATTATTACCTAAAGATAAAAATGGTGAAATAACTCAAAAGACCGAAGATATAGTTGGCCCTTATGAACTTCATGATTTCTTCTTGTACCATTTTATAAAACACGGATCTACAAAAGAAAGAATCTTTTTCTTAGCTAAAACAGCATTTAAAAATGATTATAGCGAAGAAGAAATTAAAAAATGGTTAGATAAATTCATGTATAGATTTTTTACTCAACAATTTAAAAGAAGCGCTCTTCCTGATGGTCCTAAAGTAGGTAGCATTTCTTTAAGCCCAAGAGGTGATTGGCGCATGCCATCCGATGCTGTGCCTTGGAATTAA
- a CDS encoding NfeD family protein, with translation MNLLVFWLIIVICTFVIDILTSNFCFVLFSIGAIVAAICGIFGMSFMMQIIIFAIISIVALIIGYPILKNKNIRMCKKTLLMEETYIGKVMKSENEISDKAQIKVNGEYWTAINEGEVIHPGEKFVITGIEGIKLKIKKA, from the coding sequence ATGAATTTGCTTGTATTTTGGTTAATTATTGTAATTTGTACATTTGTTATAGATATATTAACCAGTAACTTTTGTTTTGTGTTATTTTCTATAGGTGCTATAGTAGCAGCTATATGTGGAATATTTGGAATGTCATTTATGATGCAAATAATAATTTTTGCAATAATAAGTATCGTGGCATTAATAATAGGATATCCAATACTGAAGAATAAAAATATACGTATGTGTAAAAAAACATTACTTATGGAAGAAACTTATATTGGAAAAGTAATGAAGAGTGAAAATGAAATTTCTGATAAAGCTCAGATTAAAGTTAATGGAGAATATTGGACTGCAATAAATGAAGGGGAGGTAATACATCCAGGTGAAAAATTTGTTATTACAGGGATTGAAGGTATTAAACTAAAAATAAAAAAAGCATAG
- a CDS encoding SPFH domain-containing protein encodes MALLVILGVLLILILIVVLSSIKIVNTGYLYVVERFGQFDRILEPGWHFILPFVDFVRRRVSTKQQILDVPPQSVITKDNVKISVDNVIFYKLLNPRDAVYNIEDFKSGIVYSSTTNMRNIIGNMTLDEVLSGRDKINLDLLSIIDEVTDAYGIKILSVEIKNIIPPAEIQQAMEKQMRAERDKRAMILQAEGLRQSQIEKAEGEKQSQILKAEAEKQANIRRAEGLKESQLLEAEGKAKAIEQIAIAEAEAIRKVNTAIIESGTDERVIALKQIEALKEMANSPANKLILPNETLSSLGNIAAIADTLKGVINK; translated from the coding sequence ATGGCTTTACTAGTAATACTAGGAGTACTATTAATATTGATATTAATAGTAGTGTTATCGTCAATTAAAATTGTAAATACAGGATATTTATATGTAGTAGAAAGGTTTGGGCAATTTGATAGGATTTTGGAGCCAGGATGGCATTTTATATTACCATTTGTAGATTTTGTGAGAAGAAGAGTATCAACAAAACAACAAATACTAGATGTGCCACCACAATCAGTTATAACTAAAGATAATGTTAAAATTTCTGTTGATAATGTTATTTTTTATAAATTGTTAAATCCAAGAGATGCTGTTTATAATATAGAGGATTTTAAATCGGGAATAGTATACTCTTCAACAACAAATATGAGAAATATAATTGGAAACATGACATTGGATGAAGTATTGTCAGGAAGAGACAAAATAAATTTAGATCTTTTAAGTATTATAGATGAAGTTACTGATGCTTATGGTATAAAAATACTTTCTGTAGAGATTAAAAATATAATACCACCGGCTGAAATTCAACAAGCTATGGAAAAACAAATGAGGGCTGAAAGAGATAAGAGAGCTATGATTCTTCAGGCGGAAGGATTGAGGCAATCGCAAATTGAAAAAGCAGAGGGTGAAAAACAGTCTCAAATCTTAAAAGCAGAAGCAGAAAAGCAGGCAAATATAAGAAGAGCTGAAGGATTAAAGGAATCTCAATTATTAGAAGCAGAAGGTAAAGCTAAAGCAATAGAACAAATTGCTATTGCAGAAGCTGAAGCTATTAGGAAAGTAAATACCGCCATTATAGAATCTGGTACTGATGAGCGAGTTATTGCATTAAAACAAATTGAAGCGCTTAAGGAAATGGCGAACAGTCCTGCTAATAAGCTTATATTACCAAATGAGACATTGTCATCACTAGGAAATATAGCTGCAATAGCGGATACATTAAAAGGCGTTATAAACAAATAA
- a CDS encoding amino acid ABC transporter substrate-binding protein yields MKINKLLKKLAIVGVVVTLGTSLVACGGNSAANKSGNSKAEASTLDKDELVIGLDDTFVPMGFKDDSGELVGFDVDLAKAVGEKLNKKIKFQAIDWSMKESELKNGNIDLIWNGYSINDERKEKVDFSKPYLNNTQVIVTLADSSINTKEDLAGKKVGAQDQSTAVDAVENDKDNIMSKFNGGNLVTFADNNDALMDLEAKRLDAIVVDEILARYYIKARGEEKYKILKDNFGQEQYGVGIRKGDTKFVDAFNNALDQVIADGKAAEISKKWFGQDIVIK; encoded by the coding sequence ATGAAGATAAATAAATTACTTAAAAAGTTAGCTATTGTTGGAGTTGTAGTTACTTTAGGAACAAGTTTAGTAGCATGTGGTGGAAATTCAGCTGCAAATAAATCGGGTAATTCTAAAGCAGAAGCAAGTACATTAGATAAAGATGAATTGGTAATAGGTTTAGATGATACATTTGTACCAATGGGATTTAAAGATGATAGTGGAGAATTAGTTGGATTTGATGTTGACCTTGCAAAAGCAGTTGGTGAGAAGCTTAATAAAAAAATTAAATTTCAAGCTATTGACTGGAGTATGAAGGAAAGTGAACTTAAGAATGGAAATATAGATTTAATATGGAACGGATATTCAATTAATGATGAAAGAAAAGAAAAAGTTGATTTTTCAAAGCCATATTTGAATAATACACAAGTAATAGTAACTTTAGCTGATTCTTCTATAAATACTAAAGAAGATTTAGCAGGGAAAAAAGTTGGAGCACAAGATCAATCTACTGCAGTAGATGCTGTTGAAAATGATAAAGATAACATAATGTCAAAATTTAATGGTGGAAATCTTGTTACATTTGCAGATAATAATGATGCTTTAATGGATCTAGAAGCAAAAAGATTAGATGCCATTGTTGTAGATGAAATCTTAGCTAGATATTATATAAAAGCAAGAGGCGAAGAAAAGTATAAAATATTGAAAGATAACTTTGGTCAAGAGCAATATGGTGTGGGAATAAGAAAAGGCGATACTAAGTTTGTAGATGCATTTAATAATGCTTTAGATCAAGTTATTGCAGATGGTAAAGCAGCAGAAATATCAAAAAAATGGTTTGGACAAGATATTGTTATTAAATAA
- a CDS encoding amino acid ABC transporter permease has product MSYILELMPQVLEGLKVTLEIFALTLTLSIPLGILVAVMRVSKSLMLSKISGVYVLIMRGTPLLLQIIVIFFGLPIVGITFDRFPAAILAFTLNYGAYFGEIFRAGIMSIDNGQIEGAQVLGLTTKDTFFRIILPQAFKRVLPPVANEITTLVKDTSLVYVLGLDELLKLGKIAANRDVSLMPLVIVGAVYLIVIAVLSQILKRVEQKYNYYE; this is encoded by the coding sequence TTGAGTTATATTTTAGAATTAATGCCTCAAGTATTAGAGGGGCTTAAGGTAACATTAGAAATTTTTGCATTAACATTAACACTATCGATTCCACTTGGAATACTTGTAGCGGTAATGAGAGTTTCGAAATCTCTAATGCTAAGTAAAATAAGTGGGGTATATGTACTTATAATGAGAGGAACTCCGTTATTGTTACAAATCATTGTTATATTTTTTGGATTGCCTATAGTTGGAATTACCTTTGATAGATTTCCAGCAGCAATTTTAGCTTTTACTTTAAATTATGGAGCGTATTTTGGCGAAATATTTAGAGCAGGAATAATGTCTATTGATAATGGTCAAATAGAAGGAGCGCAGGTTTTAGGATTAACTACTAAAGATACATTTTTTAGAATAATACTTCCACAGGCATTTAAAAGAGTACTTCCACCTGTTGCAAATGAAATAACTACTTTAGTAAAAGATACATCTTTGGTTTATGTATTGGGATTAGATGAATTACTTAAGCTTGGAAAAATTGCAGCAAATAGAGATGTTTCATTGATGCCACTTGTAATAGTTGGTGCGGTATATTTAATAGTAATAGCAGTTTTAAGTCAGATATTAAAAAGAGTGGAACAGAAGTATAATTACTATGAATAA
- a CDS encoding amino acid ABC transporter ATP-binding protein, whose amino-acid sequence MLKVRGIKKKFKNIEVLKGVDLEVRTGEILVVVGQSGGGKTTLLRCVNALEHCDEGDIEINDKLLCKNGKYVDKKELKEIRKDVGFVFQNYNLFPHMTVLENLIEAPQRVLGCSKEQAVKKAEETLGFLGLVDKKGNYPFELSGGQKQRVAIGRALVLEPKIMCFDEPTSALDPGLTEEVANLIKSLSEKGMSMMIITHDMNFAKKIADRIVSMNKGQLQEGIIFE is encoded by the coding sequence ATGCTTAAGGTTAGAGGAATAAAAAAGAAATTTAAAAATATAGAAGTTTTAAAAGGTGTAGACCTTGAAGTAAGAACTGGAGAAATTTTAGTTGTTGTTGGGCAATCTGGTGGAGGAAAAACTACATTACTTAGGTGTGTAAATGCATTAGAACATTGTGATGAAGGCGATATAGAAATTAACGATAAGTTATTATGCAAAAATGGAAAATATGTGGATAAAAAGGAGCTTAAAGAAATAAGAAAAGATGTAGGTTTTGTATTTCAAAATTATAATTTATTTCCGCATATGACTGTGCTGGAAAATTTAATAGAAGCACCTCAAAGAGTATTAGGATGTTCAAAAGAGCAAGCTGTGAAAAAAGCAGAAGAAACTCTTGGTTTTTTAGGATTAGTAGATAAAAAAGGAAATTATCCTTTTGAATTATCAGGAGGTCAAAAACAAAGAGTTGCAATTGGAAGAGCACTTGTATTGGAACCAAAGATAATGTGCTTTGATGAGCCGACATCGGCGTTAGATCCAGGATTGACGGAAGAAGTAGCTAATTTAATAAAAAGTCTCAGTGAAAAGGGCATGAGTATGATGATTATAACTCACGATATGAACTTTGCAAAAAAGATAGCTGATAGAATAGTTTCTATGAATAAAGGACAACTTCAAGAAGGGATAATTTTTGAATAA
- a CDS encoding zinc-ribbon domain-containing protein: MEDRTLVCKDCGKEFIFTVGEQEFYKEKGFDNDPVRCPDCRRARKQQRNNRNFDR; the protein is encoded by the coding sequence ATGGAAGATAGAACTTTAGTATGTAAAGATTGTGGAAAGGAATTCATTTTCACAGTTGGAGAACAAGAATTCTACAAAGAAAAAGGATTTGACAACGATCCAGTTAGATGTCCAGATTGTAGAAGAGCTAGAAAGCAACAAAGAAACAATAGAAACTTCGACAGATAG